The Candidatus Eremiobacteraceae bacterium genome window below encodes:
- a CDS encoding transketolase, producing the protein MESLSSETVRTLKLHANDIRQGIIRSLVAAGSGHSAGPLDMADVFAALYFHILRHNPLDPEWVDRDRLLLSCGHIAPVRYSAMAYAGYFPIEELTTLRKFGSRLQGHPERMRLPALETTSGPLGEGLAQGAGMALAAKMDEAQWRTYVVTSDAEHQCGLHWEAVMTAAKFKLDNLTCIIDRNFIQIDGSTEDVMPLEPLAEKYRAFNWEVFQCDGNDIAEFITTMEKAKEVRGKPQVVIAHTLPGKGVAFMEGDYRWHGKPPDRRQADEALSELSAQRELMVKHDG; encoded by the coding sequence GTGGAATCGTTATCTTCCGAAACGGTGCGCACTCTGAAGCTGCATGCAAATGATATTCGCCAAGGCATTATTCGATCGTTAGTGGCGGCCGGTTCGGGCCATTCGGCTGGACCACTCGACATGGCGGACGTTTTCGCAGCCCTCTACTTTCACATCTTGCGCCATAATCCGTTGGACCCCGAATGGGTGGACCGCGATAGATTACTCCTATCATGTGGGCACATCGCACCCGTACGCTATAGCGCGATGGCGTACGCCGGCTATTTTCCAATCGAAGAATTGACGACACTGCGCAAATTTGGTTCGCGATTGCAGGGCCATCCCGAGCGCATGCGCCTCCCAGCGCTTGAAACTACCTCGGGACCGCTTGGCGAGGGACTCGCTCAAGGCGCGGGAATGGCTTTGGCGGCGAAAATGGACGAGGCGCAATGGCGTACTTATGTCGTCACGTCCGACGCCGAACATCAATGCGGTCTGCATTGGGAAGCCGTCATGACGGCGGCTAAATTCAAGCTCGACAACCTCACCTGTATCATAGATCGGAACTTCATTCAAATCGACGGAAGCACCGAAGATGTCATGCCTCTTGAGCCGCTAGCGGAGAAATATCGGGCCTTCAATTGGGAAGTATTCCAATGCGACGGCAACGATATCGCCGAATTCATCACAACGATGGAAAAGGCCAAAGAGGTTCGCGGCAAACCACAGGTCGTGATCGCGCACACGCTGCCCGGCAAGGGCGTCGCATTTATGGAGGGAGACTACCGCTGGCATGGTAAGCCGCCCGATCGACGACAGGCCGATGAAGCGCTGAGCGAATTGTCGGCGCAGCGCGAGTTGATGGTGAAGCATGACGGATAG